One Paraburkholderia phytofirmans OLGA172 genomic window carries:
- a CDS encoding GspH/FimT family pseudopilin has translation MRLSACKSRVDTPCTAPLPGTACSGARVRGPRGARGFSAGNWKRAAGFTLLEMMVVLVIAGILVSLTALTMTRNPRTDLNEEAQRLALLFESAGDEAQVRARPIAWQPLDGGFRFDLRTEDGWRPLHDDLLGPRNWEGGVTGVTIDYPGSDSHPSRVVFGTEAIDMPVQITLFSAAGRATIVGTGNGRYEVH, from the coding sequence ATGCGACTGTCCGCTTGCAAGTCCCGTGTGGACACTCCGTGTACGGCCCCGCTGCCGGGCACGGCGTGCAGCGGCGCGCGCGTGCGCGGCCCGCGTGGCGCACGTGGGTTTAGCGCGGGCAACTGGAAGCGTGCGGCCGGTTTCACGCTGCTGGAAATGATGGTGGTGCTGGTGATCGCGGGCATTCTGGTGTCACTGACAGCGCTCACGATGACCCGCAACCCGCGCACCGATCTGAACGAAGAGGCGCAGCGTCTCGCGCTGCTGTTCGAATCGGCCGGCGACGAAGCCCAGGTGCGCGCACGGCCGATCGCATGGCAACCGCTCGACGGCGGCTTTCGTTTCGATCTGCGTACCGAAGACGGCTGGCGTCCGCTGCATGACGATCTGCTCGGGCCGCGCAACTGGGAAGGTGGTGTGACCGGCGTCACGATCGATTACCCCGGGTCGGATTCGCACCCGAGCCGTGTCGTGTTCGGTACCGAAGCGATCGACATGCCTGTGCAGATCACGCTGTTTTCGGCGGCGGGGCGCGCGACGATCGTCGGCACCGGCAACGGCCGCTATGAGGTGCACTGA
- the gspI gene encoding type II secretion system minor pseudopilin GspI, with amino-acid sequence MRRCRDMGARLSQRGFTMIEVLVALAIIAIALAASLRAVGSLANGEADLHRRLLAGWSADNTLAQLHLTHGWPNVGSTSFDCSQGNLQLICTEQVTATPNPVFRRVEVMVTTPGRSGNLAQMVTVVANENNRSL; translated from the coding sequence ATGCGGCGTTGCAGGGACATGGGCGCGCGCTTATCGCAGCGCGGTTTTACGATGATCGAAGTGCTGGTGGCGCTGGCGATCATCGCGATTGCGTTGGCGGCGTCGTTGCGCGCGGTGGGGAGTCTGGCGAACGGCGAAGCCGATTTGCATCGTCGTCTGCTGGCGGGATGGAGCGCGGACAATACGTTGGCACAATTGCATTTGACGCATGGCTGGCCGAACGTCGGCTCGACGAGTTTTGACTGCTCGCAGGGCAATTTGCAGTTGATCTGTACCGAGCAAGTGACGGCGACGCCGAATCCGGTGTTTCGTCGAGTGGAAGTGATGGTGACGACGCCTGGGCGTTCCGGCAATCTCGCTCAGATGGTCACGGTGGTCGCGAATGAAAACAACCGTTCGCTCTAA
- the gspG gene encoding type II secretion system major pseudopilin GspG, which produces MQLSTTRRTEIAGLRSRRQRGFTLIEIMVVIAILGILAALIVPKIMSRPDEARRVAAKQDIGTVMQALKLYRLDNGRYPTQEQGLRALIEKPTTDPVPNNWKDGGYLERLPNDPWGNTYQYLNPGVHGEIDVFSYGADGKPGGEGNDADIGSWQ; this is translated from the coding sequence ATGCAACTGTCGACCACTCGCCGTACCGAAATCGCGGGTCTGCGCAGCCGTCGTCAACGCGGTTTCACGCTGATTGAAATCATGGTCGTGATCGCGATTCTGGGCATTCTGGCCGCGTTGATCGTGCCGAAAATCATGAGCCGTCCGGACGAAGCGCGCCGCGTGGCGGCCAAGCAGGACATCGGCACGGTGATGCAGGCGCTGAAACTCTACCGTCTGGATAACGGCCGCTATCCGACTCAGGAGCAAGGCCTGCGCGCACTGATCGAAAAGCCGACCACTGATCCGGTACCGAACAACTGGAAGGACGGCGGTTACCTCGAACGTCTGCCGAACGATCCGTGGGGCAATACCTATCAGTATCTGAACCCTGGCGTGCATGGCGAAATCGACGTGTTCAGCTATGGCGCGGATGGTAAACCGGGCGGCGAAGGCAACGATGCCGACATAGGTTCGTGGCAGTAG
- a CDS encoding PulJ/GspJ family protein — MKTTVRSKRRGRSGARGFTLIELLVAIAIMAVIAVLSWRGLDQIIRGRQTITNAMEDERVFAQLFDQMRLDARQAVSDDESGEAAVSVSGSVLQIVREMVLPGTAPRLQVVRYRVSEGRVIRYASPPLGNVGELRSALRGGEGGGWTSVPLMGGVGAISARLYVPKVGWTTQMEDVQSAITENNNNLKVPQLGNAPLPRSVTGLEVSIGGKALARPVTRVFLVGE, encoded by the coding sequence ATGAAAACAACCGTTCGCTCTAAGCGCCGCGGCCGATCGGGCGCGCGTGGTTTCACGCTGATCGAGTTGCTGGTCGCAATTGCGATCATGGCGGTGATTGCCGTGCTGTCGTGGCGCGGGCTGGACCAGATCATTCGTGGCCGGCAGACGATTACGAACGCGATGGAAGACGAGCGCGTCTTTGCGCAGCTATTCGACCAGATGCGGCTCGACGCGCGCCAGGCCGTGTCGGATGATGAGTCGGGGGAGGCGGCCGTGTCGGTTAGCGGCAGCGTGCTGCAAATTGTGCGGGAGATGGTATTGCCGGGGACGGCGCCGCGTTTGCAGGTGGTGAGGTATCGCGTGTCCGAGGGGCGTGTGATTCGGTATGCGTCGCCGCCGTTGGGGAATGTGGGCGAGTTGCGCAGCGCGCTGCGCGGTGGCGAGGGAGGGGGCTGGACGTCGGTGCCTTTGATGGGGGGCGTCGGTGCTATTTCGGCTCGTCTTTATGTGCCGAAGGTTGGCTGGACCACGCAGATGGAGGATGTGCAGAGTGCGATTACGGAGAACAACAATAATTTGAAGGTGCCCCAGTTGGGGAATGCGCCGCTGCCGCGGTCGGTGACTGGGCTGGAAGTCAGTATTGGGGGGAAGGCGTTGGCGCGGCCTGTTACGCGGGTTTTTCTCGTCGGAGAATGA